A window of the Corythoichthys intestinalis isolate RoL2023-P3 chromosome 6, ASM3026506v1, whole genome shotgun sequence genome harbors these coding sequences:
- the LOC130918003 gene encoding A disintegrin and metalloproteinase with thrombospondin motifs 8-like, translating to MSPFACLLLFCVFRPTLSTWFESEDVVPVRINGRIGGRFWKRSEDQERVILNAFGKEMTLNLVPDSSFISPYFTIQRLRAKDVLRSASGAQHSLVEEIHKLKNRTSESEGQLRSCFYSGNVDQDQHSLVALSLCSGVHGSFITQGTEYLIEPKFRRGLGSHSAEQLHVIKRRTLSKSHVVPLQFDHAAEASGLQHKWQALGDVGDARREPRRRRFVSAPRFIETLAVADSSMTHFYGDEIKHYILTLMSMAAQLYKHPSIKNSVNLVVVKLLVVEDEEVGPEVSSNGGVALRNFCSWQQLFNPPSQRHPEHYDTALLFTREDICGQKSCDTLGVADVGTMCDPKRSCSVIEDNGLQAAFTAAHELGHVLSMPHDDSKTCERIFGDLGGHYLMAPLFVSLNKTTPWSPCSALYITEFFDNGHGDCLLDVPESSLPLPKELPGSKYNLDHQCQQIFGEEFFHCPNTTDNDICSQLWCQEDGTSQCSTKNGSLPWADGTPCSLNRTCLHGVCMPTKEVLEPLVVVDGGWSTWGPWQQCSRTCGGGVEFSYRECTNPEPQNGGNYCEGQRVQYQSCNTQPCDNNGKSYREEQCEKYNSPNYLDYNGNMKHWIPKYAGVSPRDRCKLFCRARGSSEFKVFESKVVDGTPCGPDTTSVCVKGQCVKAGCDQVIGSNKRVDKCGVCGGNGLSCRKITGSYNKAIYGYSDIVTIPAGATNIDIKQRSHRGIKHDGNYLAIMRESGSYILNGNFSVSTVEQDIPVLGAVLKYSGSSTSLERIQSFMRLKEAIVIQLLATAGDTSPPKVKYSFFISKDVAFKSKEKKGSSTSLHMIHPFTVPDWVLGDWSECSKSCGSGWSRRNVECKDSAGFPSSLCDKDLKPMDIRACGDQPCPIWQMGPWSACSRTCGQGERRRSIFCIDYTGKTVEPEKCDAIKKPAPVSGECFNLECL from the exons ATGTCCCCGTTTGCCTGTTTGCTTCTTTTCTGCGTCTTCCGTCCAACGCTCTCCACCTGGTTTGAATCCGAGGATGTTGTACCTGTTCGGATAAACGGAAGAATTGGGGGTCGTTTTTGGAAAAGAAGCGAGGACCAGGAGAGAGTCATTCTCAACGCATTTGGCAAAGAGATGACCCTCAATCTTGTCCCCGACAGTAGTTTCATCTCGCCTTATTTTACCATCCAGCGCCTCAGAGCCAAAGATGTTTTGCGCAGCGCCTCAGGTGCGCAACATTCCCTGGTTGAGGAGATCCACAAATTAAAAAACCGGACGAGTGAGAGTGAAGGACAGCTGAGAAGTTGTTTCTATTCAGGGAACGTTGATCAAGATCAACACTCGCTCGTGGCTCTGAGTTTGTGCTCCGGCGTCCATGGCTCCTTCATAACACAGGGGACAGAGTACCTCATTGAGCCCAAATTTCGAAGAGGCCTGGGGTCACACTCGGCTGAACAGCTGCATGTGATCAAGAGGAGGACTTTGTCCAAAAGCCACGTTGTCCCTTTGCAATTCGATCACGCGGCCGAAGCTAGTGGACTGCAACACAAGTGGCAAGCTTTGGGTGATGTCGGTGACGCACGGAGGGAACCTCGCCGGCGACGCTTCGTTTCCGCGCCACGGTTCATAGAGACGCTGGCAGTGGCAGATTCCAGCATGACCCACTTCTACGGGGACGAAATAAAG CATTATATTTTGACCTTAATGTCAATGGCTGCCCAGCTGTACAAGCACCCgagtataaagaattcagtgaattTAGTTGTGGTGAAGTTGCTGGTGGTAGAGGATGAGGAGGTCGGGCCAGAGGTCTCCAGCAATGGAGGGGTCGCTCTCAGGAACTTTTGCTCCTGGCAGCAGCTCTTCAACCCGCCAAGTCAGAGGCATCCAGAGCACTATGACACTGCACTCCTCTTCACTAGAGAG GACATTTGTGGACAAAAGAGCTGTGATACGTTGGGTGTTGCCGATGTAGGGACAATGTGTGATCCCAAGAGAAGTTGTTCTGTTATAGAGGACAACGGTTTGCAAGCTGCTTTCACTGCAGCACATGAACTTg GTCACGTGCTGAGCATGCCACATGACGACTCCAAAACCTGCGAGAGGATCTTTGGGGATCTTGGTGGACATTATTTGATGGCCCCTTTGTTTGTTAGCCTCAATAAAACTACGCCTTGGTCTCCCTGTAGTGCACTCTACATCACAGAGTTCTTTGACAATGGTCATG GAGACTGCTTGCTTGATGTTCCAGAGAGCAGTTTGCCATTACCAAAGGAGCTTCCAGGAAGCAAATACAACCTAGACCATCAATGCCAACAGATTTTTGGAGAGGAATTCTTCCATTGTCCCAACACAACAGACAATGATATTTGCAGCCAGCTCTGGTGCCAAGAGGATGGAACATCCCAGTGCTCCACAAAGAATGGCAGTCTGCCCTGGGCTGACGGCACCCCTTGTAGTCTCAACAGGACATGCCTCCATGGAGTGTGCATGCCGACaaaggaggtgctggagccactG GTGGTTGTGGATGGTGGCTGGAGCACGTGGGGACCGTGGCAACAATGTTCCAGGACATGTGGAGGTGGAGTAGAGTTCTCCTATAGGGAGTGTACAAACCCTGAGCCTCAGAATGGGGGCAACTATTGTGAAGGACAAAGGGTTCAGTACCAGTCCTGTAACACACAGCCCTGTGACAACAATG GTAAGAGTTATCGAGAGGAACAGTGTGAGAAGTACAACAGTCCAAATTACCTGGACTACAATGGCAACATGAAACATTGGATACCAAAGTATGCTGGCGTGTCTCCGAGGGATAGATGCAAACTATTCTGCCGGGCCAGAGGCAGCAGTGAATTTAAGGTGTTTGAGTCCAAG GTAGTTGATGGAACACCCTGTGGTCCTGACACCACATCAGTTTGCGTCAAAGGCCAGTGTGTGAAGGCAGGCTGTGATCAGGTGATAGGATCCAATAAACGAGTGGATAAATGTGGCGTATGTGGAGGAAATGGGCTTTCCTGCAGGAAGATCACTGGGTCCTACAACAAGGCAAT CTATGGATACAGTGACATCGTCACAATTCCTGCTGGTGCAACAAATATTGATATTAAACAACGGAGCCACAGAGGAATCAAACATGATGGGAATTATCTGGCTATCATGAGAGAGAGTGGAAGTTACATCCTTAATGGAAACTTCTCAGTATCAACAGTGGAGCAAGACATTCCTGTACTTGGTGCTGTGCTGAAATACAGCGGATCCTCCACCTCTTTGGAGAGGATCCAGAGCTTTATGAGGCTAAAAGAAGCCATCGTTATTCAGCTCCTTGCGACAGCGGGGGATACCAGTCCACCCAAAGTGAAATATTCCTTTTTTATCTCTAAAGATGTTGCTTTTAAATCAAAGGAGAAGAAGGGTTCCTCAACATCTTTGCATATGATTCATCCTTTCACTGTGCCAGACTGGGTTTTAGGAGACTGGTCTGAGTGCTCGAAGAGCTGCGGGTCCGGGTGGTCGAGGAGGAATGTCGAGTGCAAAGACAGTGCAGGCTTTCCCTCAAGTCTTTGTGATAAAGACTTGAAGCCCATGGACATCCGGGCCTGCGGGGACCAGCCCTGTCCAATCTGGCAGATGGGACCCTGGTCTGCCTGTTCACGAACTTGTGGTCAGGGCGAACGTCGCCGCAGCATCTTCTGTATAGACTACACTGGCAAAACTGTTGAACCAGAAAAGTGTGACGCTATTAAAAAACCTGCACCTGTCTCTGGGGAATGTTTTAACCTTGAGTGCTTATGA
- the LOC130917974 gene encoding A disintegrin and metalloproteinase with thrombospondin motifs 15-like, with protein sequence MAILIISTLIICVKMILYVSFTHCMDVDFCKPSRVDSRASGAHLQMNERRIIFRINAFEQEFYLHLQPDSNFLGPGTLKPFELNASTPADLRKCFYSGNVNSQPDSFAALSLCKGLNGGFYENGTEYFISLARGEDGADKTGDSSSKSHVIHRRRNSAPLVDNFTGRCGVTPDSNFNASLEKYKYMSEAEFGGSSETVLESLGRAKRFTSIPRFVEVLVVADPSMGSFHGDDLKHYLLTLMSVAAKLYKHPSILNSINLVVVGFMVLKEDDKGPKVSSNAALTLRNFCSWQKKLNKNSDKHPEYWDTAILFTKQDLCGATTCDTLGMADVGTMCDPKRSCSVIEDDGLPSAFTTAHELGHVFNMPHDNVKACEKVFGKLKDNHMMSPTLIQIDRSRPWSVCSAAIVTEFLDRGHGDCLLDQPQRQLSLPDNLPGSSYNLHSQCELAFGDGSKPCPYMQPCSKLWCTGKARGQLVCQTRHFPWADGTSCGTGRVCYQGACTEKNTIMQVKVDGRWGRWGVFGDCSRTCGGGVQLAKRECNNPVPENGGKYCYGLRIKYRSCNLNPCLDTDKSFREEQCETFNGMNMNTNRLGSSVVWVPKYSGISPKDRCKLICRANGTGYFFVLAPKVVDGTPCSPDSTAICVQGRCIKAGCDGKLDSPQKFDKCNVCGGDNQGCKKVSGMFTKPIHGYNFVVALPVGASNIDIRQRGYRGIVSDENYLAIKNRHGKYLLNGNYVISAAERDLMVKGSLMRYSGTATSVEILRSTRPLKEALTVEVLSVGKMTPPRVRYSYYVPKESKEEKTQRKEEKNTSENSILLNGNKVEAKKKVMGKQPANHWVTGNWDACTVTCGSGLQKRLVQCQKMDGNPAFDCDSSERPVSLKACGDPCPKWDVGAWSHCSKSCGRGFKRRSVRCMTDNGLNLPREHCSGRRKPQELDLCYLRQC encoded by the exons ATGGCTATACTAATTATTTCCACTTTGATCATTTGTGTAAAAATGATTCTTTATGTGTCATTTACACATTGCATGGATGTTGACTTCTGCAAACCTTCACGAGTGGATTCCCGTGCGTCTGGAGCTCATTTACAGATGAATGAAAGACGAATTATTTTTAGGATAAATGCATTCGAACAGGAATTTTACCTCCACCTCCAACCGGATTCTAATTTTCTCGGACCGGGGACTTTAAAACCATTCGAGCTCAATGCATCAACACCTGCAGACCTCAGGAAATGCTTTTATTCCGGTAATGTCAATTCACAGCCGGATTCGTTTGCAGCGCTAAGCTTGTGCAAAGGTCTCAACGGGGGGTTTTATGAGAACGGCACAGAGTATTTCATCAGCCTTGCAAGAGGTGAGGACGGAGCAGACAAAACCGGGGACTCGTCATCCAAGAGTCACGTCATCCACCGCCGGAGAAACTCTGCGCCTCTGGTCGACAACTTCACCGGCAGGTGTGGAGTGACACCTGACTCTAACTTCAACGCTTCCCTGGAAAAATACAAGTATATGAGTGAAGCGGAATTTGGAGGCTCATCTGAAACTGTGTTGGAAAGCTTGGGAAGGGCCAAAAGATTTACATCCATCCCCAGGTTTGTGGAGGTgttggtggtggcagatccatcCATGGGTTCCTTTCATGGGGATGATTTGAAACATTACCTCCTGACACtcatgtcagtggcagccaagctTTACAAGCATCCCAGCATCTTAAACTCCATCAACCTTGTGGTTGTGGGCTTTATGGTGCTAAAGGAAGATGACAAGGGTCCAAAGGTTTCAAGTAATGCTGCCCTTACGTTGCGTAATTTCTGCTCCTGGCAAAAGAAGTTGAATAAAAACAGTGACAAGCATCCTGAGTATTGGGACACCGCAATTCTCTTCACCAAACAG GATCTTTGTGGGGCCACGACTTGTGATACGCTGGGGATGGCTGATGTCGGGACCATGTGCGACCCCAAGAGGAGTTGCTCTGTCATTGAAGATGATGGCCTGCCATCAGCATTCACAACTGCCCACGAACTCG GTCACGTCTTCAACATGCCCCATGACAATGTGAAGGCATGTGAAAAAGTCTTTGGGAAACTAAAAGACAACCACATGATGTCCCCAACTTTAATTCAGATTGACAGGAGTCGTCCATGGTCGGTGTGCAGTGCAGCCATCGTTACAGAATTTCTGGATCGTGGTCATG gAGACTGCTTGCTGGATCAGCCCCAGAGGCAGCTGTCTCTCCCAGATAACCTGCCCGGCTCCAGTTACAATCTTCATAGTCAGTGTGAATTGGCTTTTGGGGACGGCTCCAAGCCTTGCCCCTACATGCAGCCTTGCTCGAAACTGTGGTGCACGGGGAAAGCTCGTGGACAGCTGGTCTGTCAAACCAGACACTTTCCCTGGGCAGATGGCACCAGTTGTGGCACTGGCAGAGTGTGTTACCAAGGGGCTTGCACTGAAAAAAACACTATCATGCAAGTCAAG GTGGACGGTAGATGGGGGAGGTGGGGCGTATTTGGAGATTGTTCCAGAACTTGTGGTGGAGGTGTCCAGCTGGCCAAGAGAGAGTGTAATAACCCAGTCCCTGAAAACGGAGGCAAATATTGCTACGGCCTTCGAATCAAGTATCGCTCCTGTAACCTCAACCCTTGCCTTGATACAG ATAAGAGTTTCCGTGAGGAGCAGTGCGAGACGTTCAATGGCATGAATATGAACACCAACAGATTGGGCTCATCTGTGGTCTGGGTTCCAAAATATTCTGGCATCTCCCCTAAGGATAGATGCAAGCTTATCTGTCGTGCCAACGGGACTGGTTACTTCTTCGTCCTTGCCCCAAAG GTTGTAGATGGGACGCCTTGTTCACCAGATTCCACTGCTATATGTGTTCAAGGAAGATGTATCAAAGCAGGTTGCGATGGGAAGCTtgattccccccaaaaatttgacaaatGTAATGTGTGCGGCGGTGACAATCAGGGCTGCAAGAAGGTCTCCGGAATGTTCACAAAACCCAT TCATGGCTATAATTTTGTGGTGGCGTTGCCTGTTGGCGCATCAAACATCGACATCCGCCAGCGGGGCTACCGAGGAATCGTCAGTGACGAAAACTACCTCGCAATAAAGAACAGGCATGGAAAGTACCTGCTGAATGGCAACTATGTGATATCGGCTGCAGAGCGCGACCTTATGGTGAAGGGCAGTCTGATGCGCTACAGTGGCACGGCGACATCTGTGGAAATTCTTCGGTCCACAAGACCGCTGAAAGAGGCATTGACGGTGGAGGTGCTCTCAGTAGGGAAGATGACCCCTCCCAGGGTGCGCTATTCCTACTACGTTCCAAAAGAAAGTAAGGAGGAAAAGACACAGCGGAAAGAAGAGAAGAACACATCAGAAAATAGCATCTTATTGAACGGCAACAAAGTAGAGGCCAAAAAGAAGGTGATGGGCAAGCAACCAGCAAATCACTGGGTGACTGGAAACTGGGATGCATGCACAGTGACTTGTGGTAGTGGACTGCAAAAGCGGCTGGTGCAGTGTCAGAAGATGGATGGAAATCCTGCCTTTGATTGTGACAGCAGTGAAAGGCCTGTTTCTCTGAAAGCATGCGGAGATCCGTGTCCCAAGTGGGATGTTGGGGCCTGGTCTCACTGTTCTAAGTCCTGTGGCAGGGGCTTCAAACGCCGGTCGGTGCGTTGCATGACTGACAATGGTCTTAATCTGCCCAGAGAGCACTGCTCCGGAAGAAGAAAGCCCCAGGAACTCGACCTCTGTTATCTGAGACAATGTTAA